A single region of the Paraburkholderia sp. SOS3 genome encodes:
- a CDS encoding AbrB/MazE/SpoVT family DNA-binding domain-containing protein has protein sequence MKTTIRKMGNSHGVLIPKPILAQLGLEDEVDMQVEGNALVLRRPQKKAREGWAEASRSVTAGGGDRLVLGEFPNAGDEGFIW, from the coding sequence ATGAAAACGACGATCCGCAAGATGGGTAACTCGCATGGTGTGCTCATTCCGAAACCGATTTTGGCCCAGCTGGGACTGGAGGACGAAGTGGATATGCAAGTGGAAGGGAACGCGCTCGTGCTGCGTCGGCCGCAGAAAAAGGCGCGCGAGGGCTGGGCCGAAGCAAGCCGATCCGTTACCGCGGGCGGAGGCGATCGTCTCGTGCTGGGCGAATTCCCGAATGCGGGCGACGAGGGGTTCATATGGTAG
- a CDS encoding type II toxin-antitoxin system PemK/MazF family toxin — MVERGEVWLVALDPTAGSEIQKMRPCVVVSPPELNEHLNTVIVAPMTTGSKAAPFRVGLTFARKRGLILLDQICTVDKDRLIRKAGAISDQALASTLAGLQEMFVD; from the coding sequence ATGGTAGAGCGCGGCGAGGTCTGGCTAGTTGCGCTGGATCCGACCGCCGGCAGCGAGATTCAGAAGATGCGGCCCTGCGTGGTCGTGTCGCCGCCGGAACTGAATGAACACCTGAACACGGTCATCGTCGCGCCGATGACCACCGGCAGCAAGGCGGCGCCGTTCCGCGTCGGCCTTACGTTTGCGCGCAAACGGGGGCTGATTCTGCTCGATCAGATCTGCACGGTCGATAAAGATCGATTGATCAGGAAAGCGGGGGCCATTTCCGATCAGGCGCTAGCGTCGACGCTAGCGGGGCTGCAGGAAATGTTTGTTGACTAG
- the mdcH gene encoding malonate decarboxylase subunit epsilon: MTLALLFPGQGAQTEGFLHQLPVHPASDATLAEASDVLGFDVLTLDNRAALQSTVAVQIGMVVAGVAITRALAVERLTADFSAGLSVGAYAAAVCCGALEFADAVRLVRKRAELMESAYPAGYGLAAIAGLTEHEIETLAAQVTRDGQPRVFVGNVNAPRQIVVAGANDALDAFIDTALAAGARKATRLAVSVPSHCELLGAAADELADYARNIPFHAPQSVYIGNRGGRPLHTADAIRDDLVTNMRHTVRWFDALTAMVEMGARVLLEAPPGQVLTDIAREHFPDTVALPASTLAFDRLVATVRRRIDAGG; the protein is encoded by the coding sequence ATGACGCTCGCCCTCCTCTTTCCCGGACAAGGCGCGCAGACTGAAGGCTTTCTGCATCAGCTTCCCGTCCACCCCGCGAGCGACGCGACCCTCGCCGAAGCGTCAGATGTGCTCGGCTTCGATGTGTTGACGCTCGATAATCGCGCCGCCCTCCAATCGACCGTTGCCGTGCAAATCGGTATGGTCGTGGCCGGAGTGGCGATCACGCGTGCGCTGGCTGTGGAACGGTTGACAGCCGACTTCAGCGCAGGGCTGTCGGTCGGCGCCTATGCCGCGGCAGTCTGTTGCGGCGCACTCGAATTCGCCGATGCGGTACGTCTCGTTCGCAAGCGCGCCGAACTGATGGAAAGCGCCTACCCGGCCGGTTATGGACTCGCGGCCATCGCGGGACTGACCGAGCACGAGATCGAGACGCTCGCTGCACAAGTCACGCGTGACGGGCAACCGCGCGTGTTCGTCGGCAATGTGAACGCACCGCGGCAAATCGTCGTCGCGGGCGCGAACGACGCGCTCGACGCGTTCATCGATACCGCGCTTGCCGCCGGCGCGCGCAAGGCCACGCGACTGGCGGTCAGCGTGCCGTCGCATTGCGAACTGCTCGGCGCCGCCGCCGACGAACTTGCCGACTACGCGCGCAATATCCCGTTCCATGCACCGCAAAGCGTCTATATCGGCAATCGCGGTGGCCGACCGTTGCATACCGCCGATGCGATTCGCGACGACCTCGTGACCAACATGCGCCATACCGTGCGGTGGTTCGATGCGCTGACGGCGATGGTCGAAATGGGCGCACGCGTATTACTCGAAGCGCCGCCGGGCCAGGTATTGACCGACATCGCGCGCGAACACTTTCCCGATACGGTGGCGCTTCCTGCGAGCACGCTCGCGTTCGATCGACTGGTGGCGACGGTCAGGCGCCGCATCGACGCTGGCGGCTAG
- a CDS encoding malonate decarboxylase holo-ACP synthase, producing the protein MMVVALPPGDGRNCGHARWQPHDILRLHRVPLHGSEPVWVREALLRAPFAVVRRAPSAPGSVAVGIRGASRAQRYGTWVEDGDVEFAVPPEALVTQEPVPGREPLPAFFMLAELRRAPRSLGQYVWGPAGSAGFELATGVPTVNGSSDLDLLVRAPERLDRAAAGQLLAELLVLAQRLGVRVDAQLDTPAGGVALAELAAGKSSVMVRANAGASLLSDPWAAASGAATAGSSSASKASRSQQLSIFPSTCDDGAAIR; encoded by the coding sequence ATGATGGTGGTTGCGCTGCCGCCCGGCGATGGCCGCAACTGCGGTCATGCGCGCTGGCAGCCGCACGACATATTGCGGCTGCATCGCGTCCCGCTGCATGGTAGCGAGCCTGTATGGGTTCGCGAGGCGTTGCTGCGGGCGCCGTTCGCGGTCGTGCGACGTGCGCCGTCGGCGCCGGGTTCCGTCGCGGTCGGCATACGCGGCGCGAGCCGGGCGCAACGGTACGGTACGTGGGTCGAAGACGGCGATGTCGAGTTTGCAGTGCCGCCGGAAGCACTCGTCACGCAAGAACCTGTGCCGGGGCGCGAACCGCTGCCCGCATTTTTCATGCTGGCCGAACTCCGTCGTGCGCCTCGCTCGCTCGGACAGTATGTCTGGGGGCCGGCCGGCAGCGCCGGCTTCGAGCTCGCGACCGGCGTGCCCACGGTCAATGGATCAAGCGACCTCGATCTGCTTGTTCGCGCGCCTGAACGACTCGACCGCGCCGCGGCCGGTCAGTTGCTTGCCGAACTGCTCGTGCTCGCGCAGCGGCTCGGCGTGCGGGTGGATGCGCAGCTCGACACGCCGGCCGGCGGTGTCGCACTGGCCGAGCTTGCTGCGGGAAAGTCGTCTGTGATGGTGCGCGCGAATGCTGGCGCGTCGCTGCTGAGCGATCCGTGGGCCGCGGCGAGCGGCGCCGCGACGGCAGGCTCGTCGTCGGCAAGCAAGGCATCGAGGTCGCAGCAGCTTTCCATCTTTCCATCGACGTGCGATGACGGGGCCGCGATACGATGA
- the mdcE gene encoding biotin-independent malonate decarboxylase subunit gamma has product MTDTQLTRGARWFHALAGEPATKAPVWSGDAMLGDELARFVSVVPDPDNRFPRAVDNVVGLEQGWLLARAVRDAIAQDANTANKRPIVAIVDVKSQAYGYREEMLGVHLACAAGVDAYATARDAGHPVIALIVGPAMSGAFLAHGYQANRILALDAPGTLVHAMGKEAAARVTRRTVDELDKLGETIVPMSYSIASFARLGLLDTLIGDIDADAPSGAHIERVRGILADSIRDARADKTRGLSHRLESAAAHKTRAASIEVRRRLAAQWDAA; this is encoded by the coding sequence GTGACCGATACCCAACTGACACGCGGCGCGCGCTGGTTCCACGCGCTGGCCGGCGAACCGGCGACGAAAGCACCGGTTTGGAGCGGCGACGCGATGCTCGGCGACGAACTCGCACGTTTCGTCTCGGTCGTGCCGGATCCCGACAATCGCTTTCCACGCGCCGTCGACAACGTGGTCGGACTCGAACAGGGATGGCTGCTCGCGCGTGCGGTGCGCGATGCGATTGCGCAAGACGCGAATACCGCGAACAAGCGGCCGATTGTCGCGATCGTCGATGTGAAAAGCCAGGCGTATGGCTATCGTGAAGAGATGCTCGGCGTGCATCTCGCGTGCGCGGCTGGCGTCGATGCTTATGCGACCGCGCGCGACGCGGGGCATCCGGTGATCGCGCTGATCGTCGGGCCGGCGATGTCGGGCGCGTTTCTCGCGCACGGCTATCAGGCGAACCGGATTCTCGCACTCGATGCGCCCGGCACGCTCGTCCATGCGATGGGCAAGGAAGCCGCGGCGCGCGTGACGCGCCGTACCGTCGATGAGCTCGACAAGCTTGGCGAAACGATCGTGCCGATGTCGTATTCGATCGCGTCGTTTGCCAGGTTGGGGCTGCTCGATACGCTGATCGGCGACATCGATGCGGATGCGCCGAGCGGCGCGCATATCGAACGCGTGCGCGGCATTCTTGCGGATTCGATACGCGACGCACGTGCGGACAAGACGCGCGGGTTGTCGCATCGTCTCGAGTCCGCGGCCGCGCATAAGACGCGCGCCGCGTCGATTGAAGTGCGGCGGCGGCTCGCTGCCCAGTGGGATGCGGCGTGA
- a CDS encoding biotin-independent malonate decarboxylase subunit beta has translation MNTAALQAAPVLADSFIELPARERVRALLDPGTFRELLGPFDRIESPWLPLQGIVCQADDGAVIARGTIDGEPAVVAALESAFQGGSIGEVSGSKLAAALELALRDCERGRIVRPVVLFETGGVRLQEANLGLAVIAEMQAAIVALRRYVPVVGVIAGMVGCFGGMSLAAALCSHLVVTKQGRLGMNGPEVIEQEAGIEELDSSDKRRIWQLIGGEQRAATGLADSLVEDDVVAVRSAVLDAFARGLPAAHRSEQVDTYLARLAAIDPQTVTPETMRAVFGAEASHPAHASTATRKE, from the coding sequence ATGAATACTGCCGCGCTTCAGGCTGCGCCGGTCCTTGCGGACAGCTTTATCGAATTGCCCGCGCGCGAACGCGTGCGCGCCCTGCTCGACCCCGGCACGTTCCGCGAGCTGCTCGGTCCGTTCGACCGCATCGAATCGCCGTGGCTGCCGCTGCAAGGCATCGTCTGCCAGGCCGATGATGGCGCCGTGATCGCGCGCGGCACGATCGACGGCGAGCCCGCCGTGGTTGCCGCGCTCGAATCGGCGTTTCAGGGCGGCAGCATCGGCGAGGTGTCGGGCAGCAAACTCGCCGCCGCGCTCGAACTCGCGCTGCGCGACTGCGAACGCGGCCGGATCGTGCGCCCGGTCGTGCTGTTCGAAACGGGCGGCGTGCGGCTGCAGGAGGCCAACCTCGGGCTCGCGGTGATCGCCGAGATGCAGGCCGCGATCGTCGCCCTGCGCCGGTACGTGCCGGTGGTCGGCGTGATCGCGGGCATGGTCGGCTGCTTCGGCGGCATGTCGCTGGCCGCGGCGCTGTGCTCGCACCTCGTCGTCACGAAACAGGGGCGGCTCGGCATGAACGGGCCTGAAGTGATCGAGCAGGAAGCCGGTATCGAAGAGCTCGATTCGAGCGACAAACGCCGCATCTGGCAACTGATCGGCGGCGAGCAACGTGCGGCGACGGGGCTCGCGGACAGCCTCGTCGAAGACGATGTCGTCGCGGTGCGCAGCGCCGTGTTGGACGCCTTTGCACGCGGCCTGCCCGCCGCACATCGCAGCGAGCAGGTCGACACGTACCTCGCGCGGCTCGCCGCGATCGATCCGCAAACCGTGACGCCCGAAACGATGCGCGCGGTGTTCGGCGCCGAAGCATCTCATCCAGCCCATGCGTCGACTGCGACGCGCAAGGAGTGA
- a CDS encoding malonate decarboxylase subunit delta: MEHLTFEYPAQRALTARAHVGVVGSGDLEVLLSPAASMTATVDVRTSVDGYSHIWKSVLDRFFQRYDGAAHIEINDFGATPGVVALRLAEAIEAIDAGAANGGAQGSTSGARGGA, translated from the coding sequence ATGGAACACCTGACGTTCGAGTATCCGGCGCAACGCGCCCTCACGGCCCGCGCGCATGTCGGCGTGGTCGGGTCCGGCGACCTCGAAGTGCTGCTGTCGCCCGCTGCCTCGATGACGGCGACCGTCGACGTGCGCACGAGCGTCGACGGGTATAGCCATATCTGGAAAAGCGTGCTCGATCGCTTCTTCCAGCGCTACGACGGCGCGGCGCATATCGAGATCAACGATTTCGGCGCGACGCCGGGCGTGGTTGCGTTGAGGCTGGCGGAAGCGATCGAAGCAATCGATGCCGGCGCGGCGAATGGTGGCGCCCAAGGTAGTACTTCGGGTGCTCGGGGAGGTGCGTGA
- a CDS encoding triphosphoribosyl-dephospho-CoA synthase, with protein sequence MTATAALRAAVAGASSTCAKRGGGNACAAAHSVLSDAQLARLAVESLIEEAELTPKPALVDGRGSGAHRDLDLPTMRRSARALEATFEALARASRQRTPSATLRAELAQIGRSGEQTMMRATGGSNAHRGAIWIIGLMIAGAAISGVAARTVVRAAGAASDAAAVCSFGAQIACFPDRFAAPADSNGERVRVRYQVGGARREAQDGFPHALDVGLPALFRARAQGIDETSARVDALLAIMASLDDTCLLHRAGLTGLRAGQQGARRVLAAGGSSTDGGRAALAALDRALVALNASPGGAADLLAATLFLDKLSRQDFTGSTASWNT encoded by the coding sequence ATGACTGCGACTGCGGCACTGAGAGCGGCGGTAGCGGGCGCTTCGTCCACCTGCGCGAAGCGCGGCGGCGGCAACGCGTGCGCCGCGGCGCACAGCGTGCTGTCCGATGCGCAGCTGGCGCGGCTGGCCGTCGAATCGCTGATCGAGGAAGCGGAGCTGACGCCGAAGCCCGCGCTCGTCGACGGGCGCGGCAGCGGCGCGCATCGCGATCTCGATCTGCCGACGATGCGCCGTTCGGCGCGTGCGCTCGAAGCGACCTTCGAAGCACTCGCGCGCGCTTCGCGGCAACGCACGCCGTCGGCGACGCTGCGCGCCGAGCTCGCACAGATCGGCCGCAGCGGCGAACAGACGATGATGCGCGCGACGGGCGGCAGCAACGCGCATCGCGGCGCGATCTGGATTATCGGATTGATGATCGCGGGCGCGGCGATCAGCGGCGTGGCGGCGCGGACCGTCGTGCGCGCCGCGGGTGCGGCGTCCGACGCCGCCGCAGTCTGCTCGTTCGGCGCGCAGATTGCCTGCTTCCCCGATCGCTTTGCCGCGCCCGCCGACAGCAACGGCGAACGCGTGCGCGTGCGCTATCAGGTCGGCGGTGCGCGCCGCGAAGCACAGGACGGCTTTCCGCATGCGCTCGACGTCGGTTTGCCGGCGCTCTTCCGGGCACGCGCACAGGGCATCGACGAGACATCGGCGCGCGTCGACGCACTGCTCGCCATCATGGCCTCGCTCGACGACACCTGCCTGTTGCATCGCGCCGGCCTGACCGGCCTGCGGGCCGGCCAGCAGGGTGCCCGCCGCGTGCTGGCGGCCGGCGGCAGCTCGACTGACGGCGGGCGCGCCGCACTCGCCGCACTCGATCGCGCGCTTGTCGCGCTGAACGCCTCTCCGGGTGGCGCGGCCGATCTGCTCGCCGCGACACTCTTTCTCGACAAACTGTCTCGTCAAGACTTCACCGGGAGTACCGCCTCATGGAACACCTGA
- the mdcA gene encoding malonate decarboxylase subunit alpha, with protein MNQRLEPNRLIATTASANAAPARSWTTRRDEKARRLAQIAPWLEEDGVLPTTRIVDALQALIRPGDRVVLEGDNQKQADFLSRSFAKIDPAEVHDVHLLISSISRPEHLTLFEKGIAHKVDFAFAGPQSLRVAQLLEDGKLEIGAIHTYVELYARMFVDLSPQVALLCAEQADRHGNLYTGANTEDTPTIAEAAAFRHGIVIVQVNEIVDKLPRVDIPASWVDVVVQADRPFAVEPLFTRDPRHIGDLQVLTAMMVIRGIYEPYNVTSLNHGIGFDTAAIELLLPTYGESLGLRGKICRHWTLNPHPTMIPAIESGWVDSVHCFGSEVGMEAYIEARPDVFFTGSDGTLRSNRVLCQLAGQYAVDLFIGSTLQIDADANSSTVTRGRLAGFGGAPNMGHDPRGRRHASDAWLKLLKGDAPVARGQKLVVQTAETYKKGGEPTFVDELDAIAVGKKSGMPIAPVMIYGDDVSHVVTEEGIAHLHKAEGIDERRAAIAAVAGVTPIGLRAKPEKTAELRRRGIVAYPEDLGIRRGDAKRSLLAARSIDDLVTWSGGLYAPPARFRSW; from the coding sequence ATGAACCAGCGACTCGAACCCAACCGTCTGATCGCGACGACGGCTAGCGCGAACGCGGCGCCTGCCCGCTCGTGGACCACGCGGCGAGACGAGAAGGCCCGCCGTCTTGCGCAAATCGCTCCGTGGCTCGAAGAAGACGGCGTGCTGCCCACCACGCGTATCGTCGATGCGTTGCAGGCCCTGATTCGCCCGGGCGACCGTGTCGTGCTCGAAGGCGACAACCAGAAGCAGGCGGACTTCCTGTCGCGCTCGTTCGCGAAGATCGATCCCGCCGAAGTGCACGACGTGCATCTGCTGATCTCGAGCATCAGCCGGCCCGAGCATCTGACGCTGTTCGAAAAGGGCATCGCGCATAAGGTCGATTTCGCGTTCGCGGGACCGCAAAGCCTGCGTGTGGCGCAATTGCTCGAAGACGGCAAGCTCGAAATCGGTGCGATTCACACGTACGTCGAGCTGTATGCACGGATGTTCGTCGACCTGTCGCCGCAGGTCGCGCTGCTGTGCGCCGAGCAGGCCGACCGGCACGGCAATCTGTACACCGGCGCGAATACCGAAGACACGCCGACCATCGCCGAAGCCGCCGCATTCCGGCATGGCATCGTGATCGTGCAGGTCAACGAGATCGTCGACAAACTGCCGCGCGTCGATATCCCGGCTTCATGGGTCGACGTCGTCGTGCAAGCGGACCGGCCGTTCGCGGTCGAGCCGCTTTTCACGCGCGATCCGCGCCATATCGGCGACTTGCAGGTGCTCACTGCGATGATGGTGATCCGCGGCATCTACGAGCCGTACAACGTGACGTCGCTGAATCACGGCATCGGCTTCGATACCGCGGCGATCGAACTGCTGCTGCCCACGTACGGCGAATCGCTCGGCCTGCGCGGCAAGATCTGCCGCCACTGGACGCTCAATCCGCACCCGACGATGATTCCGGCGATCGAATCGGGCTGGGTCGACAGCGTGCACTGCTTCGGCAGCGAAGTCGGCATGGAAGCGTATATCGAAGCGCGGCCCGATGTGTTCTTCACCGGCAGCGACGGCACGCTGCGCTCGAACCGCGTGCTGTGCCAGCTGGCCGGGCAATACGCGGTCGACCTCTTTATCGGCTCGACGCTGCAGATCGACGCCGACGCCAATTCGTCGACCGTCACGCGCGGACGTCTGGCCGGCTTCGGCGGCGCGCCGAACATGGGTCACGATCCGCGCGGCCGGCGTCATGCGAGCGATGCGTGGCTCAAGCTGCTCAAGGGCGATGCACCGGTTGCCCGCGGCCAGAAGCTCGTCGTGCAAACGGCCGAGACGTACAAGAAAGGCGGCGAGCCGACTTTCGTCGACGAGCTCGACGCGATCGCCGTCGGCAAGAAGAGCGGCATGCCGATCGCGCCCGTGATGATTTACGGCGACGACGTGAGTCATGTCGTCACCGAAGAAGGCATTGCGCATCTGCACAAGGCCGAGGGCATCGACGAACGGCGTGCGGCCATTGCCGCCGTGGCCGGCGTCACGCCGATCGGCTTGCGCGCGAAGCCCGAGAAAACCGCCGAGTTGCGCCGGCGCGGCATCGTCGCTTATCCCGAAGATCTCGGTATCCGGCGCGGCGATGCGAAACGCTCGCTGCTGGCGGCGCGCAGCATCGACGATCTCGTCACGTGGTCGGGCGGCCTGTACGCGCCGCCGGCACGCTTCAGAAGCTGGTGA
- a CDS encoding GntR family transcriptional regulator produces the protein MNTATNGFPLEDAPAAPFLPTAGAPRSSASRMIADALRAAIVEGTLAPGAPLRQDAIARHFSVSAIPVREALRQLESEGWAKVEVHKGATVAPLSANEAREIYEIRSALESLALGLAIARHTAASLREVTRLCKAAEREPDPSLYVARNEAFHMSLYAPAGRPQLCEMIANLHRRGERYLRLKFGFPEYKGESDHEHVELLDAVQRRDVAAAQSLVAAHLIGTGELIYRFLTDRAKTEETAHKRKPRAKRARVSTSPSVSTPADEPATRTQPSDRDDG, from the coding sequence ATGAACACCGCAACCAATGGTTTTCCCCTGGAGGACGCGCCCGCCGCGCCGTTCCTGCCCACCGCCGGCGCGCCCCGCTCGAGCGCGTCGCGCATGATCGCGGACGCGCTGCGCGCTGCCATCGTCGAAGGCACGCTCGCGCCCGGCGCTCCGCTGCGGCAGGACGCGATCGCGCGTCACTTTTCGGTTAGCGCGATTCCGGTGCGCGAGGCGCTGCGCCAGCTCGAAAGCGAAGGCTGGGCGAAAGTCGAGGTGCATAAAGGCGCGACGGTCGCGCCGCTGTCCGCGAACGAAGCGCGCGAGATCTATGAGATTCGCTCCGCGCTCGAAAGCCTCGCGCTCGGCCTTGCCATTGCGCGGCACACGGCCGCTTCGCTGCGCGAAGTGACCAGGTTGTGCAAAGCTGCGGAGCGTGAACCCGATCCGTCGCTCTACGTGGCGCGCAACGAGGCGTTTCATATGAGTCTTTATGCGCCCGCCGGGCGTCCGCAGCTCTGCGAGATGATTGCGAATCTGCACCGCCGCGGCGAACGCTATCTGCGGCTCAAGTTCGGTTTTCCCGAGTACAAGGGCGAATCGGATCACGAACACGTCGAATTGCTCGACGCGGTGCAGCGCCGCGATGTCGCGGCTGCGCAATCGCTTGTCGCCGCCCACCTGATCGGCACCGGGGAGCTGATCTACCGTTTTCTGACCGACCGCGCAAAGACCGAAGAAACGGCACACAAGCGCAAGCCGCGCGCGAAACGCGCGCGCGTTTCAACCTCTCCATCCGTGAGTACCCCTGCCGATGAACCAGCGACTCGAACCCAACCGTCTGATCGCGACGACGGCTAG
- a CDS encoding MFS transporter, giving the protein MDSVTDSDRAVAARPRKTPLNRSQIAGFWGAWAGWTLDGMDSFIYALVLTPALTELLPRSGYAATPANVGLAGSILFALFLVGWGLSFIWGPIADRFGRTKVLAATIFTFAIFTGLSATAHNVWELAIYRFIAGVGIGGEWALAGTYVAEAWPEDRRKMGAGYLQTGYYAGFFLAAALNYTIGVHFGWRAMFLTGAVPVFIAILILTRVKESEKWQKAESKAVQTKPMREIFSPAYRRRTWVACALLTIAIIGLWAGAVYEPSAVIQLATRSGMDKIAATKMASQATGLLSIGTILGCLVLPPMAERIGRKLTLAVYFAGMAVTIALSFGWAFYLPNGLAPFIAILFVLGFFGGNFALFSLWLPEQFETRVRATAFAFCTSIGRFVGAGVNFLLGAAVLNMHTLGVPVALTAIAFVVGLFIIPFAPETKGKVLPQ; this is encoded by the coding sequence ATGGATTCAGTAACCGATTCCGACCGCGCCGTTGCCGCGCGTCCACGCAAGACGCCGCTCAACCGCTCGCAGATCGCCGGCTTCTGGGGCGCATGGGCGGGCTGGACGCTCGACGGCATGGACTCGTTCATCTACGCGCTGGTTCTGACGCCGGCGCTCACCGAACTGCTGCCGCGCTCGGGCTACGCCGCGACGCCCGCAAACGTCGGCCTTGCCGGCTCGATCCTGTTTGCGTTGTTCCTCGTCGGCTGGGGGCTGTCGTTCATCTGGGGGCCGATTGCGGACCGCTTCGGCCGCACCAAGGTGCTGGCCGCCACGATCTTTACGTTCGCGATCTTCACGGGTCTGTCGGCCACCGCGCATAACGTGTGGGAGCTGGCCATCTACCGCTTTATCGCGGGAGTCGGCATCGGCGGCGAATGGGCGCTCGCGGGCACGTATGTGGCCGAAGCGTGGCCCGAGGACCGCCGCAAGATGGGCGCCGGCTATCTGCAGACCGGCTATTACGCAGGCTTCTTTCTTGCCGCCGCGCTCAATTACACGATCGGCGTGCACTTCGGCTGGCGCGCGATGTTCCTGACGGGCGCGGTGCCGGTGTTCATCGCGATCCTGATCCTCACGCGCGTGAAGGAATCGGAGAAGTGGCAGAAGGCCGAGTCGAAAGCGGTGCAAACGAAACCGATGCGCGAGATCTTCTCTCCTGCGTACCGGCGCCGCACGTGGGTCGCCTGCGCGTTGCTGACCATCGCGATCATCGGTTTGTGGGCCGGCGCAGTCTATGAGCCGTCGGCGGTCATCCAGCTCGCGACGCGCTCCGGCATGGACAAGATCGCCGCGACGAAGATGGCCTCGCAAGCGACCGGTCTGCTGTCGATCGGCACGATACTCGGCTGCCTCGTGCTGCCGCCGATGGCCGAGCGCATCGGCCGCAAGTTGACGCTCGCCGTGTATTTCGCGGGCATGGCGGTGACCATCGCGCTGAGCTTCGGCTGGGCGTTCTATCTGCCGAACGGACTCGCGCCGTTTATCGCGATTCTGTTCGTGCTGGGCTTTTTTGGCGGCAACTTCGCGCTGTTCAGCCTCTGGCTGCCCGAGCAGTTCGAAACGCGCGTACGGGCGACGGCCTTCGCGTTCTGCACGTCGATTGGCCGTTTCGTCGGCGCGGGCGTGAACTTCCTGCTCGGCGCCGCGGTACTCAACATGCATACGCTCGGTGTTCCGGTCGCGCTGACGGCGATTGCATTCGTCGTCGGTCTCTTCATTATTCCGTTCGCGCCGGAGACCAAAGGCAAAGTGCTGCCGCAGTAA
- a CDS encoding methyltransferase family protein produces the protein MIARLFIQTIVWLLVMGAVLFASAGTLAWPFAWFYLVEVGVLGLWLGVWLARHDPALLAERMSMFMQPAQSRWDKLFMLCAGIGWFGWLVLIGIDGGRVHRLDMPLWLNVCGAAAVCVCIVATRSVFRANSYAAPVVKIQTERGHKVSDSGPYAFVRHPMYTAASLYLAGTPLMLGSWWGLACVPLMIGGLGYRAVLEERTLIDGLEGYADYAARVRYRLVPHVW, from the coding sequence ATGATTGCGCGGCTGTTTATTCAAACCATCGTCTGGCTCCTCGTCATGGGCGCGGTGCTGTTCGCGTCCGCGGGCACGCTCGCATGGCCGTTTGCATGGTTCTATCTCGTCGAAGTCGGCGTGCTCGGTCTGTGGCTCGGCGTATGGCTTGCGCGGCACGATCCGGCCTTGCTTGCCGAACGCATGAGCATGTTCATGCAGCCGGCGCAAAGCCGCTGGGACAAACTTTTCATGCTGTGCGCGGGCATCGGGTGGTTCGGCTGGCTCGTGTTGATCGGCATCGATGGCGGGCGCGTGCATCGATTGGACATGCCGCTCTGGCTCAACGTGTGCGGGGCGGCTGCCGTTTGCGTCTGTATCGTCGCGACGCGGTCCGTGTTCCGTGCGAACAGCTATGCAGCGCCGGTCGTGAAGATACAAACCGAGCGGGGCCACAAGGTCAGCGATAGCGGACCGTATGCGTTCGTGCGCCATCCGATGTACACCGCCGCGAGCCTGTACCTTGCCGGCACGCCGCTGATGCTCGGCTCGTGGTGGGGCCTCGCGTGCGTGCCGTTGATGATCGGCGGTCTCGGCTACCGCGCGGTGCTCGAGGAACGCACGCTGATCGACGGGCTAGAAGGCTACGCCGACTATGCGGCGCGCGTGCGCTACCGGCTCGTGCCGCATGTCTGGTGA